The Kiritimatiellia bacterium genome includes a window with the following:
- the mazG gene encoding nucleoside triphosphate pyrophosphohydrolase encodes MDQPKDPGGRPIDRLRGIMQILRSEKGCPWDREQTLPSLRPFLLEECYEAMDALDSGDRTRLCDELGDVLLQIVFQAQVASEEGSFNFDDVATAISDKLVRRHPHVFGEVKVSGSSEVVKNWEAIKKGEKGPPRKSAVDGVPRSAPALHKAQQIQKRAARVGFDWDTVHQVLAKVDEETAEVREAMTDGDPKKIREEIGDLLFAVVNLSRFLGHDAEDALDDTIAKFTRRFKGIEERLHAQGRKMTECKLPELDAIWNDIKAAE; translated from the coding sequence ATGGATCAGCCCAAAGACCCCGGCGGCAGGCCGATCGATCGACTGCGGGGGATCATGCAGATCCTGCGGTCGGAAAAGGGCTGCCCCTGGGACCGCGAGCAGACCCTCCCCAGCCTCCGGCCGTTCCTGCTCGAGGAGTGCTACGAGGCGATGGATGCCCTGGATAGCGGCGACCGCACCCGGTTGTGCGACGAACTCGGGGACGTCCTTCTCCAGATCGTCTTCCAGGCGCAGGTCGCCAGCGAGGAAGGGAGTTTCAACTTCGACGACGTGGCCACGGCGATCTCCGACAAGCTGGTGCGCCGCCACCCGCACGTGTTCGGCGAGGTCAAGGTCAGCGGTTCTTCCGAGGTGGTGAAGAACTGGGAGGCCATCAAGAAGGGGGAGAAAGGCCCCCCGCGGAAGTCGGCCGTGGACGGCGTGCCGCGGAGCGCCCCGGCCCTTCACAAGGCCCAGCAGATCCAGAAACGGGCCGCCCGGGTGGGCTTCGACTGGGATACGGTCCACCAGGTGCTCGCCAAGGTGGATGAGGAAACCGCCGAGGTGCGCGAGGCAATGACCGACGGCGATCCGAAGAAGATCCGCGAGGAGATCGGCGATCTCCTCTTCGCCGTGGTCAACTTGAGCCGCTTCCTGGGCCACGACGCCGAGGATGCGCTGGACGACACCATTGCCAAGTTCACCCGCCGGTTCAAGGGGATCGAAGAGCGGCTGCACGCCCAGGGGCGGAAGATGACGGAGTGTAAGCTGCCCGAACTCGACGCCATCTGGAACGACATCAAGGCGGCCGAATAG